The following is a genomic window from Mesorhizobium shangrilense.
AACACCGAGATATTCCTCGGCCTTCTGCTCGACGTCGCCGCCTTGACGGTCCAGCTCTATCTGAGCGGCGGCGCGTCCAACCCCTTCATTTCGCTTTACCTGCTCCAGGTCATCCTGGGCGCGGTGCTGCTGGAGACGTGGTCGGTCTGGGCGCTGGTATTCATCGCCAGCGCGTGCTTCATCGCGCTGACCACCTTCTACCGCGAGATCAGCCTGCCGCATACGCATGACGCCGGGCTGTTCAGCCTTCACATCCAGGGCATGTTCATCTGCTTCGTGCTGGCGGCAACGCTTCTGGTGCTGTTCATCACCAGGGTCCAGCACAACATTCGAACCCGTGACGCCCATCTTGCGGATTTGCGCCAGCAATCGGCGGAAGAGGATCATATCGTTCGGATGGGCCTGCTCGCCTCGGGTGCCGCGCATGAACTTGGCACGCCGCTCGCCACGCTTTCGGTCATCCTCAACGATTGGCAGCGCATGCCAAGCCTCAAGGCCGATCCGGAGATGGCACAGGAAATCCAGGTGATGCAGGGCCAGCTGGACCGCTGCAAGAAGATCGTCTCGGGTATCCTGATGTCGTCGGGCGAGTTGCGCGGCGAGGGAACCGTTCGCACCTCCGTTGATGCCTTCCTGGCGGAACTGGTGGCCGAATGGAAGGTGACACGGCTGCCGCAA
Proteins encoded in this region:
- a CDS encoding ATP-binding protein, with amino-acid sequence MTLHDKTNKQNFLLLIQLRWIAVGGQIVTILFVRYALGIGLPLIPMAVVILLLIALNIASLRRHASQDAITNTEIFLGLLLDVAALTVQLYLSGGASNPFISLYLLQVILGAVLLETWSVWALVFIASACFIALTTFYREISLPHTHDAGLFSLHIQGMFICFVLAATLLVLFITRVQHNIRTRDAHLADLRQQSAEEDHIVRMGLLASGAAHELGTPLATLSVILNDWQRMPSLKADPEMAQEIQVMQGQLDRCKKIVSGILMSSGELRGEGTVRTSVDAFLAELVAEWKVTRLPQDFEYTKRFGTNQEIVSDPALKQVMFNVLDNALEASPLWVGLIVSRRADSLIVEVVDAGPGFEEAMLAEFGKPYSSTKNRPGSGLGLFLVVNVIRKLGGTVTVRNRSEGGASVTLHLPLAALSPGGHNAD